CTCTTCGTGGGGACAGTCGAACCGCGCAAGAACTTGGGGACACTCCTCGACGCATGGCGGATCGTGAAGAAACACAGGCCTGATTGGGCGTTCAAACTCCTGATTGCCGGCGGCCATGGCTGGAACTGCGAACCCGCAGAGGCGCAGGCGGGAAAGCGGGGGGTCGCGGATGACGTCATCACAATCGATTACGTGACGCACGAGGATCTGCCCGCGCTCTACCGCGCGGCGGAGGCGCTTGTCTTCCCATCATTCTATGAGGGATTCGGCCTGCCGCCGCTCGAGGCGATGGCCAGCGGCACGCCCGTGATCGCCTCAACGGCGCCCGCGATCCCCGAGGTCGTGGGTGATGCCGCCCTCATGTGTGATCCCCACGACCCAGAGGGCATTGCCCGGGCCATCGTGCAGATCCAGGATGACCGGCAGCTCAGGGATTCGCTGGTGGCACGCGGCTTCGAGCGAATTAAACTGTTCGGCTGGCGGAAGACGGCGGAGGAGACGCTGGCCCTTTACAGAAAACTGCTGCAAAGAGAAATCCCAAATCCTCCCTCGACCCCGAAGGGGGTCTCGGGACGAGAACCCCTGCGGGGCAAATCCCAAATCCCAAAATAGTGTTATCAGTGGTGATTGGATTTGTTCGGTACAGGTATGGATGATAAAGATATGTATTGATGCACGATGGATCGGAGAGAAGATCGCGGGGATCGGCCGCTACACGGTCTACCTCCTAAAGTACCTCTCCGAGATGGACAGCGAGAACAGCTACCTCGTCCTCTTCCAGGACGAAGCCGTCCGCGACAGCGTGTGCGGAGAACTCCGGTTGGGAGCCCGAACCAACTGGCGAATTCTCACGCTGCCCTATGGAATATTTTCTATCCGCGGCCAGCTCTCGCTGCCCCGCCTCCTCAGGAAGGAGGGGGTTGATCTGTTCCACTCGACCAACTTCATGGCACCCCTGATGCGCGGGAGGGCTAAGCTCGTGACCACCGTCCACGACATCATACCCCTCAAGTTTCCCGAGTACGCCCCCCGCTCGAAGAAGACACGCCTCTTCCCGGTTTATCGGGCTCTGATGAAACGCCTTGTCGCAGTTTCCGATCTCATCATCGCCGACTCGGAACACTCACGGCGCGATATCATCGAAGTCCTCGGCACCCCGGCGGACAAGGTGCGCCGGGTATATCTTGGCGTGGATCCGAAGTACCGGCCCCTCCCTTCCGCCGTCAAAGCGGAGGTGAAACAGCGGCTCGGGGTCAGGGACAGGCTCGCGCTCTTTGCGGGAAGGGCCGACCCGTACAAGAACCTCATCAGCCTCGTCAGGGCGGCCGAGGCGGTCAATGCGAACGGGAAGATCCACTGCACCATCGTTGTCGCGGGCGAGAAGGACAGCCGCTACCCGGAGGTCGATAATTACATCAACCGAGCGGGGATCCACAACGAGGTGCGCTTCATTGGGAGCCTTGATGAGGACGAGCTCATCCCCCTCTATAACGCCGCGGATGTGCTCGTGCTCCCCTCGTTCTACGAGGGGTTCGGCCTCCCCCCCCTCGAGGCGATGGCCTGCGGCACACCGGTCATCTGCTCAAACCGCGCATCGCTCCCCGAGGTGGTTGGCGACGCGGGGATACTCGTGGAGCCAACCGATGTCCGCGCGATCGCCAGCGCCATGGAACACGTCTTCACCGACGGGGCGCTCCGCGCCAGGATGTCCGCCGCGGGCCTCGAGCGGGCAAAGCTGTTCCCGTGGAAGAAGACGGCCGAGGAAACGCTCAAACTCTACAAAGAACTGCACAGCTTGAACCATAGATGAACACAGATAGACACAGATAAAATATGATATGAAACAGGATGGACGCAGATGAACGCAGATGAACAGTTGTTTCTCCCTCACCCCCACCTAACCTCCCCCCTCGGAGGGGGAGGAATCTTTAATATGTATTCCCACAAAATGGAAGACACCCATTTTTATCAGGTGTATCTGCGTGCATCCTGTTTCAAAAACGTTGAATCCGTGTATATCAGTGTTCATCCGTGGTTAAAATAGGTTAGTGCTATGCGAGTGGCATTGATTCACGACTGGCTGAACGGCATGCGCGGGGGGGAAAAGATCCTCGAGGTGCTCTGCGAGCTCTTTCCGGACGCCGTCGTGCACACGCTGCTATGCGATCGCTCCAGGCTCTCGCCGACAATAGCGCGGATGGAGATACGAACCTCCCTCCTCCAGCACCTCCCTTTCCGGCGGACGGGGTACAGGTATTACCTCCCCCTCTTCCCCTGGCTGATAGAGCGGTTCGACCTCAGCGAATTTGATCTCGTCTTCTCGACAAGCCACTGCGTCGCCAAAGGCGCTCGCCCGCCGAGGAGCGGCATCAGCATATGCTACTGCCTGACCCCCATGCGCTACGTCTGGTACTTCGGCGAGGAGTACTTCGGCCACTGGGGGTGGCGGCGTCTGCTGCTCACGCCGGCATTCACCTGCCTCAGGCGATGGGATGTTGCCTCGGCACCGAGAGTGGGGCGGTGGCTGGCGATATCCGAACATGTTGCCGCCCGCATCAAAAAGATTTATAATACGAGCGCGGATGTCTTGTATCCTCCCGTTGACACGCGTTTCTTCACGCCGGGAGGGGAGGTGGGAAGCTACTACCTCATCGTTTCCGCGCTGGTCCCCTACAAGAGGCTCGACATCGCCATCCGGGCGTTCAATCAGCTCCGGCTCCCCCTCCTGATCATCGGTGAAGGGCCGCAGCGGAAGAGGCTGGAAGCGATGGCGGGGCCACAGGTTGAGTTCCTTGGCTGGCGCACAGACGAAGAAGTGAGGGAGCACTACCGGAGCTGCCGGGCGCTCATTTTCCCCGGCGAGGAGGACTTCGGCATCACGCCGCTCGAAGCGCAGGCCTGCGGGAAACCGGTCATTGCGTACGGGAAGGGAGGCGCGTTGGAGACGGTGAGGGACGGCGAGACCGGCCTCTTCTTCACCGAGCAGGATCCGGGCGCGCTCGCCGAGGCCGTCCGGAAGGCTGCACTGATGACATTTGACGCACATCTGCTGAGGGCACATGCAATGCGATTCGACCGGGCGCGGTTTAAAGAAAGACTCAGGGGCTATATAGAAAAAGCCGGCAGGGATTTCACGTGCGAGACGGGCGCCGGGAGACGGGACTGATCGTATGGCCACGAGAAGTCACACCGCGGAGATTGCAGCCACGATCAGGGTAGCAGTGGACACCGTGATGCTCAATGCGGCGTTCTGCACGGCGTACTGGGTGCGCTTCTATTCTCCGCTCACCGGGTTCGTCCCCATCTCCAAGGGAATCCCCCCCTTCGGCTTCTACCTCACGGCATTCCCCGTTGCCACCATCGTCTTCTTGTACATGTTCAAGCTTTCCGGCTCATACGCGAAGCGCTGGCGCTACGACGCCATGAACGAATTTTTCCTCGTGAGCAAGGGGATGGTGGCGGGAATGGTCGCGCTCATGGCGCTCACCTTTCTACTGCCATCAACGCACAGCGAAGCGGGACTTAAATACTCACGCATCACCTTCGTCCTGCTCGTCCCCTTCGTAGAGTGCTACCTCCTGCTGGGACGGCTTCTCGCAAATGGCATAGAGAAACATCTCTACCGGAAATCCACGGGGAAGAGAAAAATCCTGATTATCGGGACGAGAGAGACCGCCGCACGAATTGCGCGCCACGTCCGGCGGAATCCAAACCTGGAGTGCGAGATCGTGGGCTATCTGCAGTGCCCCGGGGAGAAGAGCTCTTCATCCAGAATCATCCAGCCTGTCCTCGGCAGCGTGCTGGATTTCGATGCCGTGCTCAGCCGCTACAGCATCGACGAAGTCATTCTCACCAACCCGAGCCTCGACCACGAAAAAGTTCTGGAAATCGTCATGGCCTGCGAGAAGAACCTCGTGGGCTTCAGGCACGTGCCCGATATGTTCGAGATCCTCACGAAACAGGTTGACGTGGTCAGCTTTGACGGCGTCCCCCTCTTCGGCATTCACCGCATCCCGCTCCACTACCCGTGGAACCGCTTCCTCAAGCGCGTGTTCGACGTGGCCGGATCGGCCATCGGCCTCATCCTCTCCTCTCCCGTTATCGCTCTCTCGGCCATCGCGATAAAGCTCGACTCAAAGGGACCGATTTTTTACCGGCAGGAGCGATACGGGGAGGACGGCAGGCGATTCTCCATCTACAAGCTCCGCACCATGGTCGAGAACGCGGAGAGGGAAACAGGACCGGTCTGGGCGCGCGCCGACGACCCGAGGTGCACGCGCGTCGGCTCGTTTTTGCGGAGGTCCAACTTCGATGAGCTGCCTCAGCTCTATAACGTCCTGCGCGGTGACATGAGCCTCGTCGGCCCCCGGCCCGAGCGCCCGCACTTCGTGCATCGCTTCACGGAAGACATCCCGCGCTACATGACGCGCCACTTCGTGAAATCGGGGCTCACGGGATGGGCGCAGGTGAACGGCCTCCGCGGGGACACCTCAATACGGGCGCGCCTCCGCTACGACATGTATTATCTGGAGAACTGGTCGATCCTCTTTGACCTCAAGATCATTGTCATGACGATTTTCGCCCGCAGGAACGCGTATTGAGGCGCACCCCTCACACCAGGGGGAACTCCACGCTGTGGAGGCGGTCGTCGCCAATGGACTGCCTGAGGCAGTCAATCGTCTGGTCGAGGCGCTGCTGAAGATCCCCCCGCACCTCCAGCTTGTCCCCGCTGAACCCCTCCCACGCCTGCCTGATGCGCCGCTCAATGTCCAACTGGAATTCATCGTTGAGGAAATCCGGCATTCGCTCCGCATGCTCCAGCTCGAGGTGTGGGTCGAGCTGCTCCTCTACGCCGTGCACGGCGAACTCTCCCCCGCATCACTTGCCGCCTGGCTCATCCAGAGCGGCCTTCAGGCCCGCCTGCAACTCCAACTCCAGAAGTACCTCTGGCCCGGGCAGCACCGAGGGGTGTAGCGGGGCCACGTCGATAGTTAAATATGTCTATTGTTCAATAATTTAACTATTTGACATTTGACATATCTCCGTATATACTCTTCCCGGTACCCTATGATGGAGAACTATAGATGAAGAGACAGCAGGAAATCCTCAAGCTTCTGCGCCAGGTGCATATGCGTTTCGCAAAGTTCTACTCGAAGAAGATCGCGAGCCGCCGGGTAACCCCGCCTCAGTACATGATGCTGATGATTCTGCTCGAGGAGGGTGCCCAGAAGATGCACGATCTCGCCGACTTCCTCCAGGTCTCGACACCGGCGGTCACGAACCTCGTGGACAAGCTCGAGGCCTCGGGGTACGCCACGCGCTCGCCGCACCCCACCGATAGGCGCGCCCACGTGATCGCGCTCACGCCGGCCGGCACGCGTTTTATCACGGCGCTGCGCGATGACGGGCTTGCGCTCCTCAAGGACACCATCGGCACCATGTCCGCCTCGGACCAGGAGGTGGTGCGGCGGTTCTATCAAAACCTTCGCGCACGCCTCGACGCGGCGCTCGAACGGCCGGGGAAAAGCACGCAATGAAACCGGTTCCTGCGATGGCGCTCGCCGCACTCATCCTTGCCGCCAGCACGGCCCCCGGCGAGGAGTCCCCGGGGGCAGACCCTACCCCCTCGGTGACGCGGGAGGCGTTCATGAAGTCGGCCGCCCAGCGGAAGATACTCCGCATAGGCCTGGTTGACATCATCATGTACGCGCTCAAGAAAAACTCGGAGATCAAGATCGCACGCATCGAGCCAAAGATCAAGGCCGACGATATACGCATCGCGAAGTCGGAGTTTGAGCCGACGCTGAAGGCTGACTACCTCCTCCACGACGTCACCGAGGAGAGCTCGAGCGTCTTCTACCCGGGGGAGCAGAAGAGCAGGGATATGACGTTCGACGCGGGGATTTCCGGGAAGCTCATCACCGGCACCAAATACCGCTTCGATTTTCTCAATGACCGGCAGAGGAACAACTCAGACATCACGGACATGAACCCCTATTTCACGAGCGAGCCCCTGGTCACCATCACCCAGCCGCTCCTGAGGGGCTTCGGCATCACCGTGAACCGCGCCGACATCATCATCGCCCGCAACAACACGCGCCAGTCCGAGGAGATGTTCAAGGCGGCGGCGATGGACGCCATCAGCCAGGCAAAGACCGCCTACTATAACTACGCCTACGCGATCGAGGCCTACGGGATCGCCGAGCGGTTCCTGCAAAGCGCCAGGGAGCTCTTCGAGATCAACAAGGCCCGTTACGCCAAGGGCCTCGCGAGCTCAGTGGACATGCTGGAGGCGGAGGCGGCGGTCGCGGAACGCGAGAAGCTGCTCCTCGACGCCGAATACGGTCTCAAGACCTCAGAGGACAAGTTGAAGTTTGTCACCAACCTGGTGGACGACCCCGAGGTCTGGAACGCGACGATCGAGCTCATCGAGAAGCCCGTGTTCTCCGTCCGGCCGGTGGACCTCGTGCAGTCCGTCATGGATGCCTTCGAGTACCGGCCTGAGTACCGGGCCAAGAAGCTGGAGGCCAAGAACAAGGACATCAACATCGTGGTGAAGAAAAACGCGCTCTTCCCCACGCTCGACGCCGTGGCCAGTTTCGGGATCAACGGGCTCGGCGACCAGTACGGCAGGGCGCTCCAGAGCATCCACTGGGGCTACCAGGACTGGAGCGTCGGGGGCACATTGAACGTCCCATGGGGAATGGGAGACCGGGGCCGCTACGACCAGAGCAAACTGGAGAAGGCCCGCGTGATCCTCGAGATCGAGAGGATGGAGCAGCGCATCATCCTCGACGTGCGGGACAGGGTGCGGGAGGTCGATATACAGTTCCGCCAGGAGAACGCCGCCAGGGTCGCCAGGGACAAGGAGGCGGAGAACTACGCCGCGCAGAAGGAGCGCCTCGCGGCGGGGCAGGTCAGCACGCACGATATGCTCGATTACCAGTATAAGTACTCGAAGGCAGAACTTGACCACAGCCAGGCGATCATCAACTACAATACGGCTCTTATCAACCTTGACAAGGAAGTAGGCCTCACGCTGGTCAGGAACAATGTGAAGCTGGAGGAATGATAATGCGTCAGTACATAACGCTGTCGATCGTGATCCTCGCCGCCGCCCTCGCCGTTCCCGGCTGCGGGAAAAAGGCCGAGGAGAAGAAGGAGGTCATCCCGATCCGGGCGATGCGCGTCGAGCCCCGAACGGTCTCCCGGACCCTCGACTACGCCAGCAACATCGAGGCGTGGGACAAGGCCGAGGTCTTCCCCAAGGTAGGAGGCAAGATCCTCGAGAAGCTCAAGGAGGACGGGGCCCCCATCGCGAAGGGGGAGACCATCGCCTACATCGACCGCGACGAGGTCGGCTTCAAGTTCGAGAAGGCACCCGTGGAGAGCCCCCTCACCGGCATCATAGGGCGGGTTTACGTGGACAAGGGGACGAACGTCACCACTCAGACCGCGGTGGCCCTCGTGGTGGATATCGACCGGGTCAAGGTGCATCTCGATGTTCCCGAGAAGTACCTTCCCCAGCTCTTGCTGGGGCAGAAGGCGCGGGTAGGCGTCGAGGCGTACCCCGGCGAGGTCTTCACGGGCACGGTGACGCGCATCAGCCCGATCGTCGAGACCGAGACGCGCACGGCCCCTATCGAGATATCGATCGACAACCCCGGCCACCGCCTGAAGCCGGGCATGTTCGCGAGCATCAACCTTGTCCTCGAGGAAAAGAAAAATGTTCCCGCCGTTATGAAGGAGGCGATCATGGGGCGTAAGCCCTCCACGTATGTCTTCGTCGTGAACGGCGGCGTCGCCCGCATGAGGGACGTCACGCTCGGCATAGGCGAGAACGACCGCATCGAGGTGCTCAAGGGCCTGACGGCGGGGGACCTGGTCGCCGTCATGGGACAGGAACGCCTCCGCGACGGGGCGGCCGTCAGCGTGGAAGTGGACAAAGGTAGTCGATAGTCCGAACGGAGTGAGGACATGAGCTTACCCGAATTCGGCGTACGCAAGCCGGTCACGAACCTGATGATCTTCTCGGGGATCATCGTGATCGCCCTCTACTCCCTGATGAACCTCGGCGTCGACCTGATGCCCGAGATCGAGCCGCCCGCCATCACTGTCATCTCCACCTATTCCGGCGCCAACCCCGAGGACGTCGAAACGAAGGTGACGGAGCCTCTCGAAAACCAGCTCGCGACCACGCCGGGGCTCGACAAGATCTTCGCGCGCTGCCTCGAGGGCCTCTCCCTCATTACCCTGAAGTTCAACTGGGGGACCAACCTCGATGAGGCCTCCAACGACATTCGCGACCGGATCGACCGCGCCAAGAAATACCTCCCCGACATTCCCGACGAGATGGACGAGCCGTCCATCTTCAAATTCAACACCGCGATGATCCCCATCCTCTTCATCGGATTCAGCGCCGACCGCTCCTACCCGGACCTCTACGACATCATCGACAAGCGGATCGTGGACGAGCTGAAGCAGATCCCCGGCGTCGGAACCCTCACCCTCCAGGGGGGCCTCCAGCGGCAGATCAACATCTGGATCGACCGGAAGCGGCTCGAGGCATATGGCTTCTCCATCCTCGATATCGAAGACATTCTCAAGAAGGAGAACTTTACCCAGCCGGCCGGGAGCGTCAAGTACGGCCTCACCGACTACCTGGTGCGGGTCCCGGGCGAGTTCGCGACGCCCGCGGAGATCAACAGCGTCATCCTCGGGCAGCGGAAGGGAAACCTGATCTACCTGAAGGACGTCGCGCGCGTCGAGGACAGCTACAAGGAGGTGACGAGCGACGTCCAAATTAACCGCAACCCCGGGCTGATGATGATGATTCAGAAGCAGATCGGCTCGAACAGCGTCCAGGTCAGCGAGAAGGTCAAGAAGCGGCTCGCGGCGCTGATGGGGAACCTTCCCGCCGATGTGCGGATGACCATAATCATGGACACCTCGCACGATATCATCAACTCCCTCAACTCCCTGAAAAGCACCGTCTGGCAGGGCGGGTTTTTCGTCATCCTGGTCGTCTGGTTCTTCCTGCGACGGTTCATCCCAAGTCTCATCATCGCCCTCACCATCCCGTTTTCGCTCCTCATCGCCTTCATCTACCTGTTCCTGAGCGGGCGCACGATCAACATCGTGAGCCTCTCCTCCCTCACCATCGCCATCGGCATGGTGGTGGACAACGCCATTGTCATCGTGGATAACGTCTACCGCCACATGGAGCGCGGGCGGCGCCCGCGGGAGGCCGCCATCTTCGGGACCAGCGAGATGTTCCTCTCCGTGGCCGCCTCGACCGCCACCACGGTCGTGGTCTTCCTCCCGATGCTCTTCATCTCGGGGATCGTCGGCATCTGGTTCGGCGAACTCGCCATCACGATCACGGTGACGCTCACCGCCTCGCTCTTCACCGCGGTGACGTTCAGCCCGATGCTCTGCTCAAAGATGATGAAGGTCGCAGGACGTAAGACGAAAGACGATTCGATGGAGGCACCCCCGCTCCCCAACGCCTCACGCCCCGGCTTCTTCTCCCGGTTCTACGAAATCTCCGAGCGCTGGTTCACCTCGTGGGAAAGCGGCTATGCGAAGGCCCTCGCATGGTGTCTCGCGCGCCGTAAATTCGCGCTCGGCGGCTTCACGGCGATGTTCCTCGGCAGCCTCCTCCTCATCCCGTTCGTAGGCTACGAGTTCGCCCCCGAGGACGACCAGGGCGATATCCGCGCGACGCTCCAGCTCCCCCTCGGCACGCGCATCGAGGAGACGGAGAAGGTGGGGCACCGCGTGGAGGATCTCTTCTACCGGCAGGTCCCTGAGCTCCGTTCCATCTTCGTCCGGAGCGGTTTGAGTTCCGACATCGGGGCGGTCTTCGGCGACGTCTCGGGCTCCCACGTCATCTCGGTGGGGGTGAAGTGCGTGCCGAAGACCGAGCGGAAGCGCCCCATCAAGGAGATCGCCAACGCCGTCCGCGCGGAGGTGGAGAAGATCCCGGGGATCGTGAAGACGAACTTCACCATCGGCAACCCGATCGGGCGCGCCATCTCCGGCACGGGTGGCAAGGAGGTCCAGGTCGAGGTGATCGGCCACTCGTTCGCGGACACCGGCGCCGTCGCGGAACAGATCAAGGCGGTCATGGAGAAGGTGCCCGGGGCGGTGGACGTCAGCATCTCCCGCGAGCTCAAGCGGCCCGAACTCCGCATCGAGGTAAACCGCGAGAAGGCTGCCGCCCTGGGTCTCAACATGCGCACGATCGCCGACACCATCAAGACCTACATCGAGGGCTCGTCCGCCACGCGGTACCGTGAGTCGGGCGACACTTACGACATCTATGTCCGTCTGGACGAGGCCTCCCGCTCGAAGAGGGAGGACATCGAGGGCCTCGTCGTCGTCTCTCCGTTCACGCAGAAACAGATCAAGCTCGCGAGCATTGCGCGGATCTACGAGACGGTTGGCCCCATGGAGATCGAGAGGAAGAACCGCGAGCGGGTCCTTCGGGTGGAGTGCAACACCTTCAACCGCTCCACGGGGAAGGTGAGCGACGACATCATGGCGGGGATGAAAAAGATCGCCCTCCCCGCGGGCGTCACCCTCAACTTCGGCGGCCAGGCGGAGGAGCAGTCCGAGGCGTTCCTGAGCCTGACCTATCTCCTCATCCTTGGTACCCTCCTCGTCTACATGGTCATGGCGGCTCAGTTCGAGTCGCTGCTCGACCCGTTCGTCATCATGTTCGCCATACCGTTCACCTTCACCGGCGCCATCCTTGCCTTCGTGCTGACCGGCACGACCCTGAACGTCATGTCGTTCCTGGCACTGGTCATGCTCATGGGGATCGTTGTGAATAATGCGATTGTGCTCGTGAGTTACATCATCATCCTCCGCGCGCGGGGGCACTCGATGGTCGAGGCGATCACAATGGCGGGGAAGGACCGCCTCCGCCCCGTCCTCGCGACCACCATTACCACGCTCGTGGGTCTTCTCCCGCTCGCGATATCCAGGGGGGAGGGTTCGGAGACATGGCAGCCGCTCGGCATCACGATGATCGGCGGGCTCAGCGTCTCGACCCTCATCACGATGCTCTTCGTTCCGACGTTGTACGCGGTGTTCGAGACGCACCTTAAGAAGCGCGATGAAAAGAAGAAGAGAAAGGCCTGTCCGGTCTCCGTGACGGGGGAGGATGCCACCCGATGAAAATGGTGATGATCTGCTACAACGAGGCGATTGACGACGAGGTGATGGAGCTCCTCGATGCGTGTGCCCTCGCGAACTACACGAAGGTCATGGGGGTCTTCGGGAAGGGGACGGGCTCGGGCACGCACCTCGGCAACGACATCTGGCCAGGCAGAAATAACGTCCTCTACGTGGCGTGCGACGACGCGGCGGCGGAGCGGCTCCTCCAGGGAGTGAGGGGGCTGCGGTCAGAGTACCGGGAAGAGGGGATCAAGGCGTTCTGCTGGAACCTTGAAGAGATGACGTAATAATAGTCCATGGTCGACAGTCGATGGTCCATAGTCACTTCAAAGTACTGTGGACTGGTTTCTTCCTTCCGCCTCAGCGCAATACGCTCTGTTTAAAGAAGTTACAAAATCTCTCGCCGGTTCGAACCAATTATTGCCCCCAGTAGCAAAATTCCTTAAGTTTTCCTGTAATTCCCTCTTTTCGTTAATAAAACTTTCCTTTTCCTTTTGATATTCCTCAAGAGTAATTGTGCCCTCGAGGTAAATACCTATCAGCTTGTTGCAGAAGATGCTGGAAGACCGGGGACAGAAGCTGGAATGGAACGAGGTGCTTCGCGATCTTGAGCGCTTGCAGGAAGCCGAGACGGTGTTTTCCGGGCGGCGATTCGTCCTGCGAAGTCAGCTGAAGGGCTGCGCCGGCGCGGTACTGCAGGCTGTGGGAGTAGCGGTCCCGCCGACGATACGGGAACTATAGCGCGCGATCTTAGGAAATCAAAATGTAGTGCCAAAGACTTTTTGTGTCTCTGTAACTCGTTCGTAATGAACATACTCGTGTTTTGAACTGTAGAAGATGGGTTTAACTGGAATGCCACACACACTCCGTCCAGGCTATTCTGTATTC
The Candidatus Auribacterota bacterium genome window above contains:
- a CDS encoding glycosyltransferase family 1 protein — translated: MTIGIEIQTLIGNPTGVGLYTYHLVRELAGMGGDERYRLFYFDFKRRGCGRAIDNPRFEFRPIRFMPGRFYESLSANLGWPDISWFAGRCDLYHFPNFVIPPLKKGKAVVTVHDLSFSRYPEYTEARNLRRLEKCFRYTLERADAIITISEFSKRELMELYGVPSDRIAVIHLGVSTPRRAVFEKPLPARYFLFVGTVEPRKNLGTLLDAWRIVKKHRPDWAFKLLIAGGHGWNCEPAEAQAGKRGVADDVITIDYVTHEDLPALYRAAEALVFPSFYEGFGLPPLEAMASGTPVIASTAPAIPEVVGDAALMCDPHDPEGIARAIVQIQDDRQLRDSLVARGFERIKLFGWRKTAEETLALYRKLLQREIPNPPSTPKGVSGREPLRGKSQIPK
- a CDS encoding MarR family transcriptional regulator; translation: MKRQQEILKLLRQVHMRFAKFYSKKIASRRVTPPQYMMLMILLEEGAQKMHDLADFLQVSTPAVTNLVDKLEASGYATRSPHPTDRRAHVIALTPAGTRFITALRDDGLALLKDTIGTMSASDQEVVRRFYQNLRARLDAALERPGKSTQ
- a CDS encoding glycosyltransferase; protein product: MRVALIHDWLNGMRGGEKILEVLCELFPDAVVHTLLCDRSRLSPTIARMEIRTSLLQHLPFRRTGYRYYLPLFPWLIERFDLSEFDLVFSTSHCVAKGARPPRSGISICYCLTPMRYVWYFGEEYFGHWGWRRLLLTPAFTCLRRWDVASAPRVGRWLAISEHVAARIKKIYNTSADVLYPPVDTRFFTPGGEVGSYYLIVSALVPYKRLDIAIRAFNQLRLPLLIIGEGPQRKRLEAMAGPQVEFLGWRTDEEVREHYRSCRALIFPGEEDFGITPLEAQACGKPVIAYGKGGALETVRDGETGLFFTEQDPGALAEAVRKAALMTFDAHLLRAHAMRFDRARFKERLRGYIEKAGRDFTCETGAGRRD
- a CDS encoding undecaprenyl-phosphate glucose phosphotransferase is translated as MATRSHTAEIAATIRVAVDTVMLNAAFCTAYWVRFYSPLTGFVPISKGIPPFGFYLTAFPVATIVFLYMFKLSGSYAKRWRYDAMNEFFLVSKGMVAGMVALMALTFLLPSTHSEAGLKYSRITFVLLVPFVECYLLLGRLLANGIEKHLYRKSTGKRKILIIGTRETAARIARHVRRNPNLECEIVGYLQCPGEKSSSSRIIQPVLGSVLDFDAVLSRYSIDEVILTNPSLDHEKVLEIVMACEKNLVGFRHVPDMFEILTKQVDVVSFDGVPLFGIHRIPLHYPWNRFLKRVFDVAGSAIGLILSSPVIALSAIAIKLDSKGPIFYRQERYGEDGRRFSIYKLRTMVENAERETGPVWARADDPRCTRVGSFLRRSNFDELPQLYNVLRGDMSLVGPRPERPHFVHRFTEDIPRYMTRHFVKSGLTGWAQVNGLRGDTSIRARLRYDMYYLENWSILFDLKIIVMTIFARRNAY
- a CDS encoding TolC family protein, with the protein product MKPVPAMALAALILAASTAPGEESPGADPTPSVTREAFMKSAAQRKILRIGLVDIIMYALKKNSEIKIARIEPKIKADDIRIAKSEFEPTLKADYLLHDVTEESSSVFYPGEQKSRDMTFDAGISGKLITGTKYRFDFLNDRQRNNSDITDMNPYFTSEPLVTITQPLLRGFGITVNRADIIIARNNTRQSEEMFKAAAMDAISQAKTAYYNYAYAIEAYGIAERFLQSARELFEINKARYAKGLASSVDMLEAEAAVAEREKLLLDAEYGLKTSEDKLKFVTNLVDDPEVWNATIELIEKPVFSVRPVDLVQSVMDAFEYRPEYRAKKLEAKNKDINIVVKKNALFPTLDAVASFGINGLGDQYGRALQSIHWGYQDWSVGGTLNVPWGMGDRGRYDQSKLEKARVILEIERMEQRIILDVRDRVREVDIQFRQENAARVARDKEAENYAAQKERLAAGQVSTHDMLDYQYKYSKAELDHSQAIINYNTALINLDKEVGLTLVRNNVKLEE
- a CDS encoding efflux RND transporter periplasmic adaptor subunit → MRQYITLSIVILAAALAVPGCGKKAEEKKEVIPIRAMRVEPRTVSRTLDYASNIEAWDKAEVFPKVGGKILEKLKEDGAPIAKGETIAYIDRDEVGFKFEKAPVESPLTGIIGRVYVDKGTNVTTQTAVALVVDIDRVKVHLDVPEKYLPQLLLGQKARVGVEAYPGEVFTGTVTRISPIVETETRTAPIEISIDNPGHRLKPGMFASINLVLEEKKNVPAVMKEAIMGRKPSTYVFVVNGGVARMRDVTLGIGENDRIEVLKGLTAGDLVAVMGQERLRDGAAVSVEVDKGSR
- a CDS encoding glycosyltransferase family 1 protein — protein: MIKICIDARWIGEKIAGIGRYTVYLLKYLSEMDSENSYLVLFQDEAVRDSVCGELRLGARTNWRILTLPYGIFSIRGQLSLPRLLRKEGVDLFHSTNFMAPLMRGRAKLVTTVHDIIPLKFPEYAPRSKKTRLFPVYRALMKRLVAVSDLIIADSEHSRRDIIEVLGTPADKVRRVYLGVDPKYRPLPSAVKAEVKQRLGVRDRLALFAGRADPYKNLISLVRAAEAVNANGKIHCTIVVAGEKDSRYPEVDNYINRAGIHNEVRFIGSLDEDELIPLYNAADVLVLPSFYEGFGLPPLEAMACGTPVICSNRASLPEVVGDAGILVEPTDVRAIASAMEHVFTDGALRARMSAAGLERAKLFPWKKTAEETLKLYKELHSLNHR